One Streptomyces mobaraensis NBRC 13819 = DSM 40847 DNA segment encodes these proteins:
- a CDS encoding TVP38/TMEM64 family protein yields MHESAAPAPGPAERRLVRALASPWSRLTLLVLIVAGAVATVLACHPERLLSEGLPAGMPYGLAFVLFAGAYGLCTAAFVPRPVLSVAAGTLFGTQAGAVAALLGTVLGSAASFGLARLLGQRALRPLLRARWLRSADRQLSRHGFRSMLAVRLFPGVPFAAANYCAAVSRVGWGPFLLATALGSAPSTTAYVIAGSHAASPGSPAFVAAVAFIAITGLAAVLVAWRRRGRAFAAGRQRPS; encoded by the coding sequence GTGCACGAATCCGCCGCGCCTGCCCCCGGCCCCGCCGAGCGGCGCCTCGTGCGCGCCCTCGCCTCCCCCTGGTCCCGGCTGACCCTGCTGGTGCTGATCGTCGCCGGCGCGGTGGCCACCGTCCTGGCCTGCCATCCCGAACGGCTGTTGAGCGAGGGCCTCCCGGCGGGGATGCCGTACGGTCTCGCGTTCGTCCTCTTCGCGGGTGCGTACGGGCTGTGCACGGCGGCGTTCGTCCCCCGGCCGGTGCTGAGCGTCGCGGCCGGCACCCTCTTCGGCACCCAGGCCGGCGCGGTGGCGGCGCTGCTGGGGACGGTCCTCGGCTCGGCGGCCTCGTTCGGCCTCGCCCGGCTGCTCGGACAGCGCGCGCTGCGCCCGCTGCTGCGCGCCCGCTGGCTCCGGTCGGCCGACCGGCAGCTCAGCCGCCACGGCTTCCGCTCGATGCTGGCGGTGCGCCTCTTCCCGGGAGTGCCCTTCGCCGCCGCGAACTACTGTGCGGCGGTCTCGCGCGTCGGCTGGGGGCCGTTCCTGCTGGCGACCGCGCTGGGCAGCGCGCCGAGCACCACCGCGTACGTGATCGCCGGCAGCCATGCCGCGTCGCCCGGGTCCCCCGCATTCGTCGCCGCCGTGGCGTTCATCGCGATCACCGGCCTGGCGGCGGTACTGGTGGCCTGGCGTCGCCGGGGCCGGGCGTTCGCGGCGGGCCGGCAGCGGCCTTCCTGA
- the pabB gene encoding aminodeoxychorismate synthase component I yields MRTLLVDNYDSFTYNLFHYLAEVNGMEPVVLRNDDPCPSAGELRNFDNVVISPGPGTPERPADFGICRELVEHGRLPLLGVCLGHQGICHLAGATVRRAPEVRHGRVSPVLHSGTDVFAGLPSPFDAVRYHSLAVTDLPPDLEALAATPDGVLMGVRHRDRPLWGVQFHPESVCTEHGHRLLGNFRDLTADWHRRTGRPRPAPWRALTTPAAPSPSASANTPATAAPGPRWRVLAERIPTRVPDEVVFDRLFRSSRHAFWLDSSATDTSLGRFSAMGDAEGPLARVVSADVWHGTVTVTSANGVEIVGGPFFDWLDRDLAARRVDVPELPFEFTLGWVGYLGYELKAECGGDRAHRSTEPDAVMIYADRAVVFDHLTSTTHLLALAAPGDERPARAWLDRTRAELARLAGRRPDPAPAPQRRLSAPRLRHDRDAYLTAIDTCQDAIGRGETYEVCLTNMMRADGTLVPWDAYRFLRRTSPAPFGALLLLDSLSVLSTSPERFLRVSASGLMESKPIKGTRPRGGTAAEDALLREDLRTSEKDRAENLMIVDLVRNDLGRCAEVGSVHVPELFAVETYATVHQLVSTVRARLRPGRSAVDCVRAAFPGGSMTGAPKIRTMRLIDELEGGPRGVYSGAIGYLSLSGAADLSIVIRTAVAAPGRVTYGVGGAIVALSDPAAEFEETAVKATPLLRLLGAGFPGRRPAVTG; encoded by the coding sequence GTGCGTACGCTACTCGTCGACAACTACGACTCGTTCACCTACAACCTCTTCCACTACCTGGCGGAAGTGAACGGCATGGAGCCGGTGGTGCTCCGCAATGACGATCCCTGCCCGTCGGCCGGGGAACTGCGGAATTTCGACAACGTGGTGATCTCCCCGGGCCCGGGAACTCCGGAGCGCCCCGCCGACTTCGGCATATGCCGCGAGCTCGTCGAGCACGGCCGGCTGCCGCTGCTCGGCGTCTGCCTCGGCCACCAGGGGATCTGCCATCTGGCCGGAGCCACCGTGCGCCGCGCCCCGGAGGTCCGCCACGGCCGGGTCTCGCCCGTCCTGCACTCCGGGACGGACGTGTTCGCCGGGCTGCCGTCCCCGTTCGACGCCGTCCGCTACCACTCCCTGGCCGTCACCGACCTCCCGCCCGACCTGGAGGCCCTCGCGGCGACGCCGGACGGCGTGCTGATGGGCGTACGCCACCGGGACCGGCCGCTGTGGGGCGTGCAGTTCCACCCGGAGTCGGTGTGCACCGAGCACGGCCACCGGCTGCTGGGCAACTTCCGCGATCTGACGGCGGACTGGCACCGGCGCACGGGCCGCCCACGCCCGGCGCCCTGGCGCGCGCTCACCACCCCGGCCGCGCCTTCACCGTCCGCCTCCGCGAACACTCCCGCCACGGCCGCCCCCGGCCCCCGCTGGCGCGTGCTCGCCGAGCGAATACCGACCCGCGTCCCCGACGAGGTGGTCTTCGACCGCCTCTTCCGCTCCTCCCGGCACGCGTTCTGGCTGGACAGCAGCGCCACGGACACCTCCCTCGGCCGGTTCTCCGCCATGGGCGACGCCGAGGGGCCGCTGGCCCGCGTGGTCTCGGCCGACGTCTGGCACGGCACGGTCACGGTGACCTCCGCGAACGGGGTGGAGATCGTCGGCGGCCCGTTCTTCGACTGGCTCGACCGCGACCTGGCCGCCCGCCGAGTCGACGTCCCCGAGCTGCCGTTCGAGTTCACGCTGGGCTGGGTCGGCTACCTGGGGTACGAGCTCAAGGCCGAGTGCGGCGGCGACCGCGCCCACCGCTCCACCGAGCCGGACGCGGTCATGATCTACGCGGACCGGGCCGTGGTCTTCGACCACCTCACCTCGACCACCCACCTCCTCGCCCTCGCCGCACCCGGCGACGAACGCCCGGCCCGCGCCTGGCTGGACCGCACCCGGGCCGAACTGGCCCGCCTCGCCGGCCGCCGCCCCGACCCGGCCCCCGCGCCGCAGCGCCGCCTCTCCGCACCACGGCTGCGGCACGACCGCGACGCCTACCTCACCGCCATCGACACCTGCCAGGACGCGATCGGCCGCGGCGAGACGTACGAGGTCTGCCTGACGAACATGATGCGCGCCGACGGCACCCTCGTCCCCTGGGACGCCTACCGCTTCCTGCGCCGCACCAGCCCCGCGCCCTTCGGCGCGCTGCTCCTCCTGGACTCCCTCTCGGTGCTCAGCACCTCCCCGGAACGCTTCCTCCGGGTCTCCGCGAGCGGACTGATGGAGTCCAAGCCCATCAAGGGCACCCGGCCGCGCGGCGGCACCGCCGCCGAGGACGCGCTGCTCCGCGAGGACCTGCGCACCAGCGAGAAGGACCGGGCGGAGAACCTGATGATCGTCGACCTGGTCCGCAACGACCTCGGCCGGTGCGCGGAGGTCGGCTCGGTCCACGTACCCGAGCTGTTCGCCGTCGAGACCTACGCCACCGTCCACCAACTGGTCTCCACCGTCCGGGCCCGGCTGCGCCCCGGCCGCTCGGCGGTGGACTGCGTCCGGGCCGCGTTCCCCGGCGGCTCGATGACCGGGGCGCCGAAGATCCGCACCATGCGCCTCATCGACGAACTGGAGGGCGGGCCACGCGGCGTGTACTCCGGCGCCATCGGCTACCTGTCCCTGTCCGGCGCCGCCGACCTCAGCATCGTCATCCGCACGGCCGTCGCCGCCCCCGGCCGGGTGACGTACGGCGTCGGCGGGGCGATCGTGGCACTCTCGGACCCCGCCGCCGAGTTCGAGGAGACCGCCGTCAAGGCCACCCCGCTGCTGCGCTTGCTGGGCGCCGGGTTCCCCGGCCGCCGGCCCGCCGTCACCGGCTGA
- a CDS encoding LLM class flavin-dependent oxidoreductase — MEAGINFFPDVHHRDKAADRYFAECLELVELADGLGYHHIRIVEHYFHQYGGYSPNPIVFLAAAAARSRNLRLITGAVLPAFNHPLKLAGEIGMLDAISGGRLEVGFARAFLPHEFQRFGVDMDTSRARFDEGVDAVRRLLTEEDAAFDGRFHSFPSTTSLPRPTQRPHPPLWVAALSSEQSFRRAGELGCGVMANPLAADTLRTYLEIYRTAWQAAGHPGRGRVMLAFHMHCAPDRRTAEARAEEPVNAYLRSLAAAASDWTSGASSADYPGYRQMIEKLAADDFHSVRARSAALVGTPDDVVDRLWEVHDRCGGFEVASLQVNFSTLDPVLAAESVALFGERALPRLRAERGPGPRAA; from the coding sequence ATGGAGGCCGGAATCAATTTCTTCCCGGATGTACACCACCGCGACAAGGCGGCGGACCGGTATTTCGCCGAGTGCCTCGAGCTGGTGGAGCTCGCGGACGGGCTCGGCTACCACCACATACGCATCGTGGAGCACTACTTCCACCAGTACGGCGGCTACTCCCCGAACCCGATCGTGTTCCTCGCCGCCGCCGCGGCCCGCAGCCGTAACCTGAGGCTGATCACCGGCGCGGTGCTGCCGGCGTTCAACCACCCACTGAAACTCGCCGGGGAGATCGGAATGCTCGACGCCATCTCCGGGGGACGGCTGGAGGTGGGCTTCGCCCGGGCGTTCCTCCCGCACGAGTTCCAGCGGTTCGGGGTGGACATGGACACCAGCCGGGCCCGGTTCGACGAGGGCGTGGACGCGGTGCGGCGGCTGCTGACCGAGGAGGACGCGGCCTTCGACGGCCGCTTCCACTCCTTCCCGTCCACCACCTCCCTCCCCAGGCCGACACAGCGACCGCACCCGCCGCTCTGGGTGGCCGCCCTCTCCAGCGAACAGAGCTTCCGGCGGGCCGGCGAACTCGGCTGCGGCGTCATGGCCAACCCGCTGGCCGCCGACACTCTGCGGACGTACCTGGAGATCTACCGCACGGCCTGGCAGGCGGCCGGACACCCGGGACGCGGGCGGGTGATGCTCGCCTTCCACATGCACTGCGCCCCCGACCGGCGGACCGCCGAGGCCCGCGCCGAGGAGCCGGTCAACGCCTATCTGCGCAGCCTGGCCGCCGCCGCCTCGGACTGGACCAGCGGGGCGTCGAGCGCCGACTACCCCGGCTACCGGCAGATGATCGAGAAGTTGGCGGCCGACGACTTCCACTCCGTACGCGCCCGCTCGGCGGCCCTCGTCGGCACGCCGGACGACGTCGTGGACCGGCTGTGGGAGGTCCACGACCGCTGCGGTGGCTTCGAAGTGGCCAGTCTCCAGGTCAACTTCTCCACCCTGGACCCGGTCCTGGCCGCGGAGTCGGTCGCCCTGTTCGGCGAGCGGGCGCTGCCCCGGCTCCGGGCGGAGCGCGGGCCCGGCCCGCGGGCGGCGTGA
- a CDS encoding methyltransferase domain-containing protein, whose protein sequence is MAEHPAPRASLDGPAPASPVTDYRNSLRRSRESRDRRDRPAEFRLAGRDWTLLDDVFPPVYSPSTGTFLDLLTRLGPRGFPRGGTVLEVGCGAGVIAVSAALAGCAHVVATDVNPHAVRNTALNAARHGVAARLRCRESDMFAALAPDETFDLVFWHANFVLAPEDPEDLPPLSLHDLAYVDPGYRAHRAFLREAPDRVRPGGAALLGFGSRGDAEALRRLADAAGVTLTAVAAREVRERDDVVEYRLLRLDRGGPAAGGAAG, encoded by the coding sequence ATGGCGGAGCACCCCGCACCGCGTGCGTCCCTGGACGGACCTGCCCCCGCCTCCCCGGTCACCGACTACCGGAACTCGCTGCGCCGCAGCCGCGAAAGCCGCGACCGCCGTGACCGGCCGGCGGAGTTCCGGCTCGCGGGCCGCGACTGGACGCTGCTCGACGACGTCTTCCCGCCGGTCTACTCACCGTCCACCGGCACGTTCCTCGACCTCCTCACCCGCCTCGGCCCCCGGGGCTTCCCGCGCGGCGGCACGGTGCTGGAGGTCGGCTGCGGCGCCGGCGTGATCGCCGTCAGCGCCGCCCTCGCCGGCTGCGCGCACGTGGTCGCGACGGACGTCAACCCGCACGCCGTACGCAACACCGCGCTCAACGCGGCCCGGCACGGGGTGGCGGCCCGGCTGCGGTGCCGGGAGAGCGACATGTTCGCCGCGCTGGCCCCGGACGAGACCTTCGACCTCGTCTTCTGGCACGCCAACTTCGTCCTCGCCCCCGAAGACCCCGAGGACCTGCCCCCGCTGAGCCTCCACGACCTCGCCTACGTCGATCCTGGCTACCGGGCCCACCGGGCGTTCCTGCGGGAGGCCCCGGACCGGGTGCGCCCCGGCGGCGCCGCGCTCCTGGGGTTCGGCAGCCGGGGCGACGCGGAGGCGCTGCGCCGGCTCGCCGACGCGGCGGGCGTCACGCTGACGGCCGTGGCCGCGCGGGAGGTACGGGAGCGGGACGACGTGGTGGAGTACCGGCTGCTGAGGCTGGACCGGGGCGGCCCGGCGGCGGGAGGAGCGGCCGGGTGA
- a CDS encoding MFS transporter: MSGPEREPRAGGGAVLAVCVLLVGEFLAIFDVSVVNVLLPVVQRDLGAGDAQTYLVVACYGMAYASLLVTGGRLGDRYGIRPLFLAGTGLFGLASVGCGLAPSIEVLVAARAAQGVGAALLFPQVLAGIQTVLPPARRGAAVGAFGAVLGAGSTLGQLGGGVLTRLDLAGSGWRSAFLVNVPVCAAVLVAGRALLPGHRPRAGTGRPDLPGAALLAVTVAAAVLPWSLPGSGPGRSVPALLVVAVAGTAFVRWERRLTRAGGAPLLHTALFRRWTFGVGLVLCLVFFGTQVPFYVVLSQTAQDGAGLSPLASAGLYAGLGTAFLAASVAAGRADPRRAVLLTTCGPALMAAGYLGLSTLRADQLHPADVPATVFLVLNGLGAGVVAPTLIRFVLTGVDAPLSGVASGLLATAQQIANSVGVMIAGALFRATRGSGGSGGSGGSGVLSGFHGALWYFTALAAVTVALAVVVARGQEGERARREAVETAQAVGDARAAGRER, from the coding sequence GTGAGCGGACCGGAGCGGGAGCCGCGCGCCGGCGGGGGAGCGGTGCTCGCGGTGTGCGTCCTGCTGGTCGGGGAGTTCCTGGCCATCTTCGACGTCTCCGTCGTCAACGTGCTGCTGCCCGTGGTCCAACGGGACCTGGGCGCGGGCGACGCGCAGACGTACCTGGTCGTCGCCTGCTACGGAATGGCCTACGCCAGCCTGCTGGTGACGGGCGGCCGGCTGGGCGACCGGTACGGGATCCGGCCCCTCTTCCTCGCCGGTACGGGCCTGTTCGGCCTGGCCTCCGTGGGCTGCGGACTGGCTCCCTCGATCGAGGTGCTGGTCGCGGCGCGGGCGGCCCAGGGCGTCGGGGCGGCGCTGCTGTTCCCGCAGGTCCTCGCCGGCATCCAGACCGTCCTGCCGCCCGCCCGCCGGGGCGCGGCGGTCGGGGCGTTCGGCGCGGTCCTGGGCGCGGGCTCGACGCTCGGCCAGCTCGGCGGCGGCGTGCTGACCCGGCTCGACCTCGCCGGCAGCGGCTGGCGGTCGGCGTTCCTGGTGAACGTGCCGGTCTGCGCGGCCGTGCTCGTCGCCGGCCGCGCGCTGCTGCCCGGCCACCGGCCGCGGGCCGGCACCGGACGGCCGGACCTGCCGGGGGCCGCGCTGCTGGCCGTCACCGTGGCCGCGGCGGTGCTTCCCTGGTCGCTGCCGGGGAGCGGGCCGGGCCGCAGCGTCCCCGCGCTCCTGGTGGTCGCCGTCGCGGGCACCGCGTTCGTCCGCTGGGAGCGCCGCCTCACCCGGGCCGGCGGCGCTCCGCTGCTGCACACGGCGCTGTTCCGGCGGTGGACGTTCGGCGTGGGGCTGGTGCTGTGCCTGGTGTTCTTCGGTACGCAAGTGCCGTTCTATGTGGTGCTGTCGCAGACGGCCCAGGACGGCGCCGGGCTGAGCCCCCTGGCGTCGGCCGGGCTCTACGCGGGGCTGGGCACGGCGTTCCTCGCGGCCTCGGTCGCCGCGGGGCGGGCGGACCCGCGCCGGGCGGTCCTGCTGACCACCTGCGGCCCGGCCCTGATGGCCGCCGGCTACCTGGGCCTGTCCACCCTGCGGGCCGACCAGCTCCACCCCGCCGACGTACCGGCCACGGTGTTCCTGGTCCTCAACGGCCTCGGCGCGGGCGTCGTGGCGCCCACCCTGATCCGCTTCGTCCTCACCGGCGTCGACGCCCCCCTGTCCGGCGTCGCCTCCGGACTCCTCGCCACCGCACAGCAGATCGCCAACTCCGTGGGCGTGATGATCGCCGGTGCCCTCTTCCGCGCCACCCGCGGTTCCGGCGGCTCCGGCGGCTCCGGCGGCTCCGGTGTTCTGTCCGGCTTCCACGGCGCGCTCTGGTACTTCACGGCCCTGGCGGCCGTGACGGTGGCGCTGGCCGTGGTGGTGGCCCGGGGGCAGGAGGGGGAACGGGCGCGTCGTGAGGCGGTGGAGACGGCGCAGGCGGTGGGGGACGCGCGGGCGGCGGGCCGGGAGCGCTGA
- a CDS encoding spermidine synthase, with translation MDERIPVTRDVAGGTAKLLPDVDRERAWLLTVDGAPQSYVDLGDPEHLEFEYARRIGHVLDTAADPGRPLDVLHLGGGALTLPRYTAATRPGSRQRVVEADRGIVDLVAEHLPLPAGSGVTVRAEDARAALENAPDASADVIVADVFGGSRVPAHLTSVEYAGSAARVLRPGGRYAANLADGAPFDFLRSQVATFAAVFPRLCLIAEAPVLRGRRFGNAILVASTAELPLDALARRAAADAFPARVTHGDALARFAAGAVPVGDREAVGSPEPPGGAFGIG, from the coding sequence GTGGATGAACGGATACCCGTGACCCGGGACGTGGCCGGTGGCACCGCCAAACTGCTGCCTGACGTCGACCGCGAGCGCGCCTGGCTGCTGACGGTCGACGGCGCGCCCCAGTCGTACGTCGACCTCGGTGACCCCGAGCACCTGGAGTTCGAGTACGCGCGGCGGATCGGGCACGTCCTCGACACCGCGGCCGACCCGGGCCGCCCGCTCGACGTACTGCACCTCGGCGGCGGCGCCCTCACCCTGCCGCGCTACACCGCGGCCACCCGGCCCGGCTCCCGGCAGCGGGTGGTGGAGGCCGACCGCGGGATCGTCGACCTCGTCGCCGAACACCTGCCGCTGCCCGCCGGTTCGGGCGTCACCGTCCGCGCCGAGGACGCCCGGGCCGCCCTGGAGAACGCCCCGGACGCCTCGGCGGACGTGATCGTCGCCGATGTCTTCGGCGGCTCGCGGGTGCCCGCGCACCTCACCTCCGTCGAGTACGCCGGCTCGGCCGCCCGGGTGCTCCGCCCCGGCGGCCGGTACGCGGCCAACCTGGCCGACGGGGCGCCGTTCGACTTCCTGCGCTCGCAGGTCGCGACGTTCGCGGCGGTCTTCCCCCGGCTGTGCCTGATCGCGGAGGCGCCGGTGCTGCGGGGCCGCCGGTTCGGCAACGCGATCCTCGTCGCCTCCACCGCGGAGCTGCCGCTGGACGCCCTGGCCCGGCGCGCCGCCGCCGACGCCTTCCCGGCGCGGGTCACCCACGGGGACGCCCTGGCCCGCTTCGCGGCGGGGGCGGTCCCGGTGGGCGACCGGGAGGCGGTCGGGTCGCCGGAACCGCCGGGCGGGGCGTTCGGGATCGGGTGA
- a CDS encoding DUF4442 domain-containing protein: protein MSDTTQPSIGDLLAATVPMVRTLNLVYEVTTPERAVLRLPDQPEYRNHVGGPHAGAMFTLAESASGAIVLAAFGDHLSRMTPLPVRAEVAYKKIARGEVTATAVLGRPADEVLAELDAGGRPEFPVRISLTREEDGAETGEMSVVWTLRPNK from the coding sequence ATGTCTGACACGACCCAGCCCTCGATCGGCGATCTGCTCGCGGCCACCGTTCCGATGGTCCGCACCCTCAACCTCGTCTACGAGGTGACGACCCCCGAGCGGGCGGTGCTGCGCCTGCCGGACCAGCCGGAGTACCGCAACCACGTGGGCGGCCCGCACGCCGGCGCCATGTTCACCCTGGCCGAGTCGGCGAGCGGGGCGATCGTCCTGGCGGCCTTCGGTGACCACCTGTCGCGGATGACGCCGCTGCCCGTCCGGGCCGAGGTCGCCTACAAGAAGATCGCCAGGGGCGAGGTCACCGCCACCGCCGTGCTCGGCCGGCCGGCGGACGAGGTGCTCGCCGAACTCGACGCCGGCGGGCGCCCCGAGTTCCCGGTGCGGATCTCCCTCACCCGTGAGGAGGACGGAGCGGAAACGGGCGAGATGTCCGTTGTGTGGACACTGCGTCCGAACAAATAG
- a CDS encoding DedA family protein: protein MHIQEWLESVPAVAVYLLVGGVIGLESLGIPLPGEIVLVSATLMAATQDHINPYILGACAVAGAIIGDSIGYLIGRKGGKPLLDWLGRKFPKHFGPHHVATAERSFQKWGMWAVFVGRFIALLRIFAGPLAGVLHMPYWKFLIANVLGGIVWAGGTVALIYTVGKAAEEWIGKFSWVGLLAAVLFGVGSFVVMRIKAKKAKAESEAAPATEQPEAVPAGD from the coding sequence TTGCACATCCAGGAGTGGCTCGAATCCGTACCGGCGGTCGCCGTCTACCTGCTGGTGGGCGGGGTCATCGGGCTGGAGAGCCTGGGCATCCCGCTTCCCGGCGAGATCGTCCTCGTGAGCGCCACGCTGATGGCCGCCACCCAGGACCACATCAACCCCTACATCCTCGGGGCCTGCGCCGTCGCGGGCGCCATCATCGGCGACTCGATCGGCTACCTGATCGGCCGCAAGGGCGGCAAGCCGCTGCTCGACTGGCTCGGCCGCAAGTTCCCCAAGCACTTCGGCCCGCACCACGTCGCCACCGCCGAGCGCTCCTTCCAGAAGTGGGGCATGTGGGCCGTCTTCGTCGGCCGCTTCATCGCCCTGCTGCGCATCTTCGCCGGCCCGCTCGCGGGCGTGCTGCACATGCCGTACTGGAAGTTCCTCATCGCCAACGTCCTCGGCGGCATCGTCTGGGCCGGCGGCACCGTCGCCCTCATCTACACGGTGGGCAAGGCGGCCGAGGAGTGGATCGGCAAGTTCTCCTGGGTGGGCCTGCTGGCCGCCGTGCTCTTCGGGGTGGGCTCCTTCGTCGTCATGCGGATCAAGGCGAAGAAGGCCAAGGCCGAGAGCGAGGCCGCACCGGCTACCGAGCAGCCGGAGGCGGTCCCGGCGGGCGACTGA
- a CDS encoding gamma carbonic anhydrase family protein yields the protein MATERALITGVGGKEPVVDPAAFTAPTSVVLGDVTLAPGSGVWYHAVLRADCGPITLGADSNIQDNCTVHVDPGFPVAIGERVTVGHNAVLHGCTVEDDVLIGMGATVLNGAHIGAGSLVAAQALVPQGMRVPPGSLVAGVPAKVRRELTAEEREHVRINAVIYVELAKTHREALGG from the coding sequence ATGGCGACGGAACGGGCGCTGATCACCGGTGTGGGCGGCAAGGAGCCGGTGGTGGACCCGGCGGCGTTCACCGCCCCCACCTCCGTCGTCCTCGGCGACGTCACCCTCGCCCCCGGCTCCGGCGTCTGGTACCACGCCGTCCTGCGCGCCGACTGCGGCCCGATCACGCTGGGCGCCGACAGCAACATCCAGGACAACTGCACCGTCCACGTGGACCCCGGCTTCCCCGTCGCCATCGGCGAGCGCGTGACCGTGGGGCACAACGCCGTCCTGCACGGCTGCACCGTCGAGGACGACGTCCTCATCGGCATGGGCGCCACCGTCCTCAACGGCGCCCACATCGGCGCCGGTTCCCTCGTCGCCGCCCAGGCCCTCGTCCCCCAGGGCATGCGCGTCCCCCCGGGCTCCCTGGTGGCCGGCGTCCCGGCGAAGGTCCGACGCGAACTGACCGCCGAGGAGCGCGAACACGTCCGGATCAACGCCGTCATCTACGTGGAACTGGCGAAGACCCACCGCGAGGCGCTGGGCGGTTGA
- a CDS encoding acyltransferase, which produces MPTYRNTFSSGAAAAFGAWRRRAVSRAVHRGWRWVQDRGAVTAERPGPYRFGRIGAHTRLAFPLGTVFGERWIEIGDHCIIGEQVTLTVGMVPGMDLGPDPLLRLGNGVVLGRGSHVIASCEVTIGDDVFCGPYVYVTSDNHSYEDPTQPIGRQWPRSAPVEIGSGSWLGAGAVILPGARLGRNVVVAAGAVVRGEVPDHAVVAGVPAKVVRRWDEERGWTPPMRGAPKAPEV; this is translated from the coding sequence GTGCCGACGTATCGAAACACGTTCTCGTCCGGCGCCGCTGCGGCCTTCGGGGCCTGGCGGCGCCGCGCCGTCTCACGGGCGGTCCACCGCGGCTGGCGCTGGGTGCAGGACCGCGGCGCGGTGACGGCCGAGCGCCCGGGGCCGTACCGCTTCGGGAGGATCGGGGCGCACACGCGTCTCGCGTTCCCCTTGGGCACCGTGTTCGGGGAGCGGTGGATCGAGATCGGGGACCACTGCATCATCGGTGAACAGGTCACGCTGACCGTCGGCATGGTGCCCGGCATGGACCTCGGGCCCGACCCGCTGCTGCGGCTGGGCAACGGGGTGGTGCTCGGCCGGGGCAGCCATGTGATCGCCTCGTGCGAGGTGACCATCGGGGACGACGTCTTCTGCGGCCCGTACGTCTATGTGACGAGCGACAATCACTCGTACGAGGACCCCACGCAGCCCATAGGCCGGCAGTGGCCGCGCAGCGCGCCCGTCGAGATCGGCTCCGGCAGCTGGCTGGGCGCGGGGGCGGTGATCCTGCCCGGGGCGCGGCTGGGGCGGAACGTCGTGGTGGCGGCCGGGGCGGTGGTCCGGGGCGAGGTCCCGGACCACGCGGTGGTCGCCGGCGTGCCGGCCAAGGTCGTGCGGCGGTGGGACGAGGAACGGGGCTGGACACCGCCGATGCGGGGGGCGCCGAAGGCGCCGGAGGTTTGA
- a CDS encoding EamA family transporter, which translates to MTPIFALATSLLWGLADFGGGLLTRRIPALTVVVVSQILALTALGTIVVATGGWSEATPRLWFAVAAGVIGPVAVLFFYRALAQGPMGVVAPVAALGSVLVPLGVGLAAGERPGVLQVAGIVVAVAGVVLASGPGGGAVRRQTLLLTLVAALGFGTVMALIAEASHTLTGLFLALFVQRLCNVLVGGGALLVSARRGGAVLPEGGRSALLPALPALAFVGLADVAANGTYNLAAHSGPVTVAAVLASLYPVVTALTARGVLNERLRSVQASGAGLALIGTVLLATG; encoded by the coding sequence ATGACACCGATCTTCGCCCTGGCCACCAGCCTCCTGTGGGGGCTGGCCGACTTCGGCGGCGGCCTGCTCACCCGTCGCATCCCGGCCCTGACGGTGGTCGTGGTCTCGCAGATACTGGCCCTGACCGCGCTGGGCACGATCGTCGTGGCCACCGGCGGCTGGTCGGAGGCCACGCCCCGGCTGTGGTTCGCGGTGGCCGCGGGCGTGATCGGTCCGGTGGCGGTGCTCTTCTTCTACCGGGCGCTGGCCCAGGGCCCGATGGGCGTCGTCGCCCCGGTCGCCGCGCTCGGCAGCGTCCTCGTCCCGCTCGGCGTCGGCCTCGCGGCCGGCGAACGGCCCGGGGTGCTGCAGGTGGCGGGCATCGTGGTCGCCGTGGCCGGCGTCGTCCTCGCGAGCGGACCGGGCGGCGGCGCGGTGCGCCGGCAGACCCTGCTGCTGACGCTCGTCGCGGCGCTCGGCTTCGGCACGGTGATGGCCCTGATCGCCGAAGCGTCCCACACCCTGACCGGCCTGTTCCTGGCGCTGTTCGTGCAGCGGCTGTGCAATGTGCTCGTCGGCGGCGGCGCCCTGCTGGTCTCCGCGCGGCGCGGCGGCGCGGTGCTTCCGGAGGGCGGCCGGAGCGCCCTCCTGCCCGCCCTGCCCGCGCTGGCCTTCGTCGGACTGGCCGACGTGGCCGCCAACGGCACCTACAACCTGGCCGCCCACAGCGGCCCGGTCACCGTCGCCGCCGTCCTCGCCTCGCTCTACCCGGTGGTGACGGCGCTGACCGCGCGGGGCGTGCTCAACGAACGGCTCCGCTCGGTGCAGGCGTCGGGCGCCGGACTGGCCCTCATCGGCACGGTATTGCTCGCGACGGGCTGA